A genomic region of Desulfobulbaceae bacterium DB1 contains the following coding sequences:
- a CDS encoding transcription termination factor Rho — protein MNLTDLKVMKINELTKLAKELGVEGFSSMRKQELIFAIIQTKTKEMEKNGVVRGNGVLEVLPDGFGFLRSPDFNYLPGPDDIYVSPSQIRRLNLRTGDSIDGLVRSPKEGERYFALLKVESVNYQPPENAKNKTIFANLTPLHPEERIVLENEPDNYSVRMMDMMSPIGKGQRGLIVAPPRTGKTVLLKDIANSITKNHKEIILIVLLIDERPEEVTDMARSVNAEVISSTFDEPPQRHIQVAEMVLQKAKRLVEHKFDVVILLDSITRLARAYNTVMPSSGKILSGGVDSNALHRPKRFFGAARNIEEGGSLSIIATALIETGSRMDEVIFEEFKGTGNMEIVLDRKMADRRLFPAMDINKSGTRKEDLLLTPDVINRTWILRKLLSNMKAADAMEFLLDKMKGTKTNQDFFDLMHG, from the coding sequence TTTCAGCTCGATGCGCAAGCAGGAATTGATCTTTGCAATTATCCAGACCAAAACCAAAGAGATGGAAAAAAACGGTGTGGTCCGGGGAAATGGTGTGCTGGAGGTGCTGCCGGATGGATTCGGCTTTCTCCGCTCGCCGGATTTTAACTATCTGCCAGGTCCTGACGACATTTATGTTTCTCCGTCACAGATCCGCCGGCTCAATCTGCGTACCGGCGACAGTATCGACGGTCTGGTTCGTTCACCAAAGGAAGGGGAGCGTTATTTCGCTCTGCTGAAGGTGGAGAGCGTCAACTACCAGCCGCCGGAAAACGCCAAGAACAAAACCATTTTTGCCAACCTGACCCCCCTTCATCCGGAAGAGCGGATCGTGCTGGAAAATGAACCCGACAACTATTCCGTGCGCATGATGGATATGATGTCTCCCATCGGTAAGGGGCAGCGCGGTTTGATTGTCGCTCCTCCCCGAACCGGCAAGACGGTTCTGCTGAAGGATATTGCCAACAGCATCACCAAGAATCATAAGGAAATCATCCTGATTGTTCTGCTCATTGACGAGCGGCCTGAAGAGGTTACCGACATGGCGCGCAGCGTCAATGCCGAGGTGATCAGCTCGACCTTCGACGAACCCCCCCAGCGGCATATTCAGGTGGCGGAGATGGTGCTGCAGAAGGCGAAAAGGCTGGTTGAGCATAAATTTGACGTGGTTATTCTGCTTGACAGTATCACCCGCCTGGCCCGCGCATACAACACCGTCATGCCCTCAAGCGGTAAAATTCTTTCCGGTGGTGTTGATTCCAATGCCCTGCACCGTCCGAAACGCTTTTTCGGCGCCGCCCGGAATATTGAAGAAGGGGGCAGCCTGTCGATCATCGCCACTGCCCTGATTGAAACCGGCAGCCGGATGGACGAGGTTATTTTTGAGGAGTTCAAGGGCACGGGTAATATGGAAATCGTCCTTGACCGCAAAATGGCCGACCGTCGACTTTTCCCGGCCATGGACATCAACAAATCCGGCACTCGGAAGGAAGATCTGCTGCTTACTCCCGACGTCATCAACCGCACCTGGATTCTGCGCAAGCTTCTTTCCAACATGAAAGCTGCCGATGCCATGGAGTTTTTGCTCGACAAGATGAAGGGAACCAAGACAAATCAGGATTTTTTTGATTTGATGCATGGGTGA
- a CDS encoding NADH-dependent alcohol dehydrogenase yields the protein MRNFVLHNQTKILFGAGNLTEIGKETAAFGRKALLVYGQGSIKKTGVFDRITAFLGEAGLEVIEHGGVQSNPLLSHVRAGIATARDNHIEVIVAAGGGSVIDSAKAISAGALAEHDVWQFFRAKKSIRQTLPLTCVLTLAAAGSEMNGGMVITNDATRQKFGVGNRLLNPRVSILDPTLTFTVPADYTAYGAIDAVAHILEFYFTTRDPSTPVQDRFMEGLVITIMESCDKVLKKPDDYQGRADLMWSATLALNGWTAAGLGMVGFPMHMIEHSLSALYNIPHGAGLSIVMPAWMRHQARRHPKKFVQFGQRVFGLTGAERSVADQGIALLKQWFMRISSPTSLIEAGIDTADIPLIAENAIDLAGIWRLKEYNKDIIVEILSDCA from the coding sequence ATGCGGAACTTTGTCCTCCACAACCAAACAAAAATCCTCTTCGGCGCCGGCAATCTGACGGAAATCGGCAAGGAAACCGCTGCTTTCGGCAGAAAAGCGCTGCTGGTCTACGGGCAGGGCAGCATCAAAAAAACCGGTGTCTTTGACCGAATCACCGCCTTCCTGGGCGAAGCCGGCCTCGAGGTCATCGAACATGGCGGCGTGCAATCGAATCCCCTGCTTTCCCATGTCCGGGCAGGAATCGCCACGGCCCGCGACAACCACATCGAGGTCATCGTCGCGGCCGGAGGCGGCAGCGTGATTGACAGCGCCAAGGCCATCTCCGCCGGTGCCCTTGCCGAACATGACGTCTGGCAGTTTTTCAGGGCAAAAAAAAGCATCAGGCAAACCCTGCCGCTCACCTGCGTCCTTACCCTGGCCGCGGCGGGATCGGAGATGAACGGCGGCATGGTGATCACCAATGACGCGACCAGGCAGAAATTCGGCGTGGGCAACCGCCTGCTCAACCCCAGGGTCTCCATTCTTGATCCCACCCTCACCTTCACCGTGCCGGCCGACTACACCGCATATGGGGCCATAGACGCCGTCGCTCATATTCTCGAATTCTACTTTACCACCAGGGACCCCTCCACACCGGTCCAGGACCGGTTCATGGAAGGTCTGGTGATCACCATCATGGAGAGCTGCGATAAGGTGCTCAAAAAACCCGATGACTACCAGGGCCGGGCCGATCTCATGTGGAGTGCCACCCTGGCCCTCAACGGCTGGACCGCCGCCGGACTCGGCATGGTCGGTTTTCCCATGCATATGATCGAGCACTCCCTGAGCGCCCTTTACAACATCCCCCACGGTGCCGGCCTTTCCATCGTCATGCCGGCCTGGATGCGCCATCAGGCCCGACGGCATCCGAAGAAATTCGTCCAGTTCGGCCAACGTGTTTTCGGCCTCACCGGCGCTGAGCGCTCCGTGGCTGATCAGGGTATCGCCCTGCTCAAACAATGGTTTATGCGCATCTCAAGCCCCACGTCGCTTATCGAGGCGGGCATCGACACCGCGGATATTCCGCTCATTGCCGAAAACGCCATTGATCTGGCCGGCATATGGCGGCTCAAGGAGTACAACAAGGACATTATCGTGGAAATTCTCTCCGACTGCGCTTAA
- a CDS encoding protein-(glutamine-N5) methyltransferase, release factor-specific codes for MKAHDLYQHGIHRLKEAGIPDPEIESSLLVGHLLDLSRTQVLLHEKEVPDSVSERFAVYLERRLQREPLAYILEEQEFWSLPFYVNSDVLIPRPETEFLLEIVLQVIKGDGRKMTDLSLLDMGTGSGVIPIVLALELAGASVSSLDISRAAQVVARRNALRHGVAEKISFINADWLSAIRPIPLFDLVISNPPYVARETFATLQPEVSRFEPRLALDGGEKGMEVIAGFAGQVADVLKTGGRFFMEIGADQGSLVMDLFSSFSQFDGLTVYEDYAGLPRIFHARRS; via the coding sequence ATGAAAGCCCACGATCTTTATCAGCATGGCATTCACCGCCTGAAAGAAGCCGGTATTCCGGACCCGGAAATAGAATCGTCTCTTCTTGTCGGTCATCTGCTCGATCTTTCCCGCACCCAAGTTCTTCTCCATGAAAAAGAGGTGCCTGACTCGGTCTCCGAACGTTTTGCCGTGTATCTGGAGAGACGCCTGCAACGGGAGCCGCTGGCCTATATTCTCGAAGAGCAGGAGTTCTGGTCATTGCCCTTTTATGTGAACAGCGACGTGCTGATACCCCGGCCGGAAACGGAGTTCCTGCTTGAAATCGTTCTCCAGGTCATAAAGGGTGACGGTCGAAAAATGACAGACCTGTCGCTCCTGGATATGGGAACCGGCAGCGGGGTCATTCCCATTGTCCTGGCTTTGGAGCTTGCCGGCGCCTCTGTCTCCAGTCTTGATATTTCCCGGGCCGCTCAGGTGGTTGCCCGCCGTAATGCCCTGCGGCATGGGGTTGCGGAAAAGATATCGTTTATCAATGCCGACTGGCTGTCCGCCATCCGGCCGATTCCACTTTTTGATCTCGTCATCAGCAATCCTCCCTATGTTGCGCGGGAAACATTTGCAACGCTGCAGCCTGAGGTGAGCCGTTTTGAACCCCGTTTGGCCCTTGACGGCGGCGAAAAGGGGATGGAGGTCATTGCCGGGTTTGCCGGGCAGGTAGCCGACGTGCTGAAAACAGGCGGGCGTTTCTTTATGGAGATCGGCGCGGATCAGGGTTCCTTGGTCATGGATCTTTTTTCTTCGTTTTCACAATTTGACGGCCTCACCGTGTATGAGGATTACGCGGGGTTGCCGAGAATTTTTCACGCAAGGCGGTCATGA
- a CDS encoding cyclic pyranopterin phosphate synthase MoaA — protein sequence MVAPANGRLVDLFARSISYLRVSLTDQCNLRCVYCTPREIDEKLACGELLSYEELLRVISLAVGLGIRKVRLTGGEPLVRKNVISFIDRLAAIPDLQDIRLTTNGVMLKTYGEALFAAGIRKLNISLDTLKKERFARITGRDLFDQVWEGIEWVQSLGFSPVKLNMVVLRGVNDDELLDFAGLALERDLQVRFIEFMPIGESTIWGKEKYVSSDEIRQRISVLGEMEEAYSHHMDGPARIYRFTKIYGAEGETPKGTVGFISPISHKFCEKCNRLRLTSEGRLRSCLLSDRETDIKAILRGGGSDEDIRQALVHTILNKPRSHTLLDSEQAGCQGRMSRIGG from the coding sequence GTGGTTGCCCCTGCGAACGGTCGTCTTGTTGATTTGTTCGCCCGGTCGATTTCCTATCTGCGGGTTTCCCTCACCGACCAGTGTAACCTGCGGTGTGTTTACTGCACCCCAAGGGAAATCGATGAAAAACTGGCCTGCGGCGAACTGCTGAGTTACGAAGAACTGCTGCGGGTGATTTCCCTTGCGGTGGGACTCGGCATTCGCAAGGTGCGTCTCACCGGCGGCGAGCCGCTGGTGCGGAAAAACGTCATCTCCTTTATCGACCGACTGGCGGCGATACCCGATTTGCAGGATATCCGGCTGACAACAAATGGCGTCATGCTGAAAACCTATGGGGAAGCCCTCTTTGCCGCAGGCATCAGGAAATTGAATATCAGCCTCGACACCTTGAAAAAAGAACGCTTTGCCCGGATAACCGGCCGTGACCTTTTTGATCAGGTGTGGGAGGGGATTGAATGGGTGCAATCGCTTGGCTTCTCGCCGGTCAAGCTGAATATGGTGGTTCTGCGCGGTGTCAATGACGATGAACTTCTTGATTTTGCCGGGCTTGCCCTGGAGCGGGATCTGCAGGTCCGCTTTATCGAATTCATGCCCATCGGCGAATCAACCATCTGGGGCAAGGAAAAATATGTTTCCTCGGATGAAATCAGGCAGCGAATCAGCGTGCTGGGTGAAATGGAAGAGGCCTATTCGCATCACATGGACGGACCTGCCCGTATCTATCGTTTTACCAAGATATACGGGGCGGAGGGTGAAACGCCGAAGGGGACGGTTGGATTTATCAGTCCCATCAGCCACAAGTTCTGCGAAAAATGCAATCGTCTGCGCCTGACCTCGGAAGGCAGGCTGCGGTCATGTCTCCTGTCCGATCGGGAAACCGACATCAAGGCTATTTTGCGGGGCGGAGGCAGCGATGAAGATATCAGGCAGGCCCTGGTTCATACCATCTTGAATAAGCCGAGGAGCCACACCCTGCTTGACTCGGAACAGGCCGGCTGTCAGGGCAGGATGTCACGGATTGGCGGTTGA
- a CDS encoding IS256 family transposase: MAIDKEILDRLLADYNYQKPEELIGENGLLKQLTKALLERALQAEMTVHLGHEKHGTIVTKGGNARNGNSAKTIKGDFGKMPIEVPRDRDSSFDPVIIPKGQTRFPGFDDKIISLYSRGMTTREIQGHLEDIYGVDVSPTLISTVTDAVADEVKVWQNRPLDPIYPIVYMDAIRVKVRDNGHVKNKAVYLAIGITMDGVKDVLGMWVAENEGAKFWLQVVTELRNRGVQDIFIACVDGLKGFPEAIETVFPFTQVQLCLVHMVRNSLKYVSWKQRKEVAADLKAIYQSPTAEQAEMELMTFEEKWDKTHPSIGQSWRRNWERITPFFAYSPEIRKVIYTTNAIESLNMSLRKVTKNRGSFPNDESMLKLLYMALNNIAKKWTMPIRDWKAALNRFSILFGDRMPAY; encoded by the coding sequence ATGGCCATTGATAAAGAAATTTTGGATCGTTTACTTGCCGACTACAATTACCAGAAGCCCGAAGAACTGATCGGTGAAAACGGGCTGCTCAAGCAGCTCACCAAGGCCTTACTGGAGCGGGCGTTACAGGCGGAAATGACCGTCCACCTGGGCCACGAAAAACATGGAACCATCGTCACCAAAGGCGGTAATGCCCGAAATGGTAACTCTGCAAAGACCATCAAGGGCGACTTCGGTAAAATGCCGATTGAGGTCCCGCGCGACCGCGACAGCAGTTTCGATCCGGTCATCATTCCCAAAGGGCAAACCCGCTTTCCCGGCTTTGACGACAAGATTATCTCTCTCTACTCCCGAGGGATGACTACCAGGGAGATTCAGGGGCACTTGGAAGACATTTACGGAGTTGATGTCTCTCCCACCCTGATTTCAACGGTCACCGATGCCGTTGCTGACGAGGTTAAAGTTTGGCAAAATCGCCCGTTGGACCCCATTTATCCCATTGTTTACATGGACGCTATCCGGGTTAAGGTGCGCGACAATGGGCATGTTAAGAACAAGGCGGTCTATCTGGCTATTGGCATCACCATGGACGGCGTCAAGGATGTCCTGGGAATGTGGGTTGCCGAAAACGAGGGCGCCAAGTTCTGGTTGCAGGTAGTGACTGAGCTAAGAAACCGTGGCGTGCAGGATATTTTCATTGCCTGCGTCGATGGCCTCAAGGGTTTTCCTGAAGCCATTGAGACGGTTTTCCCCTTCACCCAGGTCCAGCTCTGTCTCGTCCACATGGTGCGCAATTCCCTGAAATATGTCTCATGGAAACAGCGCAAAGAGGTGGCTGCGGATCTCAAGGCCATTTACCAATCGCCAACAGCCGAGCAGGCCGAAATGGAACTGATGACCTTTGAAGAAAAATGGGACAAAACGCATCCGTCCATCGGCCAATCCTGGCGAAGAAATTGGGAAAGAATCACCCCATTTTTTGCGTATTCGCCCGAGATACGCAAGGTGATATATACCACCAATGCTATTGAGTCGTTGAACATGTCACTGCGCAAAGTTACCAAGAACCGGGGTTCATTTCCCAATGACGAGTCGATGCTTAAACTGCTTTACATGGCGCTGAACAATATCGCCAAAAAATGGACTATGCCAATCAGAGACTGGAAGGCTGCCTTGAACCGCTTTTCAATCTTGTTCGGCGACAGAATGCCTGCATATTGA
- a CDS encoding tRNA (adenosine(37)-N6)-threonylcarbamoyltransferase complex transferase subunit TsaD has protein sequence MIILGIESSCDETAAAIMENDERLLANVVSSQIELHRKYGGVVPELASRRHLEDIYPVVDEALHQAGLTLDRIDGLAVTQGPGLIGSLLVGLSFAKALSMVKKIPYVGVDHMEGHLFSVFLGREKPSFPFLALIASGGHSSLFHVTDRFRFNLVGRTRDDAAGEAFDKVAKILGLPYPGGPIISSLAAKGDPKAIAFPRAWLAPDSLDFSFSGIKTSVANYVKQNTRLTGEGGLAQGNEKEIADICASFQEAVIDVLTGKTISAAGRFGVSNIVLAGGVASNPRLREVLFEEGQKNGFRVFMPPREFCTDNAAMIALAGFHRFQQSAVTTYEMDVYSRSPFTVPR, from the coding sequence ATGATTATCTTGGGCATAGAAAGTTCATGTGACGAAACAGCCGCGGCGATCATGGAAAACGATGAGCGCCTGCTGGCCAATGTCGTCAGTTCACAGATCGAGCTTCATCGCAAATACGGCGGCGTTGTGCCGGAACTTGCGTCGCGCCGGCATCTGGAGGATATCTATCCGGTGGTTGACGAGGCGCTGCATCAGGCCGGACTCACCCTGGACCGGATTGACGGGCTGGCCGTCACCCAGGGGCCCGGACTGATCGGTTCGCTTCTGGTCGGACTCTCGTTTGCCAAGGCCCTGTCCATGGTGAAGAAAATACCCTATGTCGGGGTGGATCATATGGAGGGCCATCTTTTTTCCGTCTTTTTAGGCCGGGAAAAACCGAGCTTCCCCTTTCTTGCCCTTATCGCCTCCGGCGGCCATTCCTCCCTTTTCCATGTCACCGATCGTTTCCGCTTCAACCTGGTCGGCAGAACACGGGATGACGCGGCCGGTGAAGCATTTGACAAGGTGGCGAAAATCCTCGGGCTTCCCTATCCCGGCGGGCCGATCATTTCCTCCCTCGCGGCAAAAGGCGATCCGAAGGCCATTGCCTTTCCGCGCGCCTGGCTCGCCCCGGACAGCCTTGATTTCAGCTTCAGCGGCATCAAAACGTCTGTCGCCAATTACGTCAAACAAAATACGCGATTAACGGGTGAAGGCGGCCTTGCCCAAGGCAATGAAAAGGAGATTGCCGATATATGCGCTTCTTTCCAGGAAGCCGTCATTGACGTTTTAACCGGCAAAACCATCAGTGCCGCCGGCCGGTTTGGGGTCAGCAACATCGTCCTGGCCGGCGGGGTGGCGTCCAACCCGCGATTACGCGAGGTTCTGTTCGAAGAGGGACAAAAAAACGGCTTCCGGGTTTTCATGCCGCCCCGGGAGTTCTGCACCGACAATGCCGCCATGATCGCCCTGGCCGGATTTCATCGCTTTCAGCAATCCGCGGTGACCACCTATGAAATGGATGTTTATTCCCGCAGCCCGTTTACCGTCCCCCGATGA
- a CDS encoding ribosomal RNA small subunit methyltransferase A — protein MSIQTIKQILKNEKLAPSKKLGQNFLVHRQTAERIVDLSGVTGEDTVVELGVGLGSLTGPLAQKARHVIGLEIDSGIIEWQQTEGNLADNVTLIHQDLLKADFTELAAQCGGRLKIVANLPYSISNPLLFKLLDNRRSMAWAVLMLQKEVALRLIASPGTKEYGIISVFMAGAAQVRRLLDVGPGQFHPRPKVDSVVVKITFDPPPQRVLSLPPHDEKLLRRIVKSAFQQRRKTLLNALSASPLPGQNKQTIQLALNRAGIDPAIRAEKLTIEQYVTLTHEMGNN, from the coding sequence ATGAGTATCCAAACGATCAAACAGATTCTGAAAAATGAAAAACTTGCCCCTTCAAAAAAGCTGGGGCAGAATTTTCTTGTCCACCGGCAAACAGCGGAAAGAATAGTCGACCTTTCCGGCGTAACCGGTGAGGACACCGTTGTCGAGCTCGGCGTGGGCCTGGGCTCCCTGACCGGCCCGCTGGCGCAAAAGGCCCGCCATGTCATCGGCCTGGAAATCGATTCGGGAATTATCGAATGGCAACAAACGGAAGGGAACCTGGCGGATAACGTCACCTTGATCCATCAGGACCTGCTCAAGGCGGATTTCACCGAACTGGCCGCCCAGTGCGGCGGGCGGCTGAAAATAGTCGCCAATCTCCCCTACTCCATCTCCAATCCGCTTCTTTTCAAACTGCTCGACAACCGCCGCTCCATGGCCTGGGCAGTGCTGATGCTGCAAAAAGAGGTGGCCCTGCGCCTTATTGCCTCGCCGGGGACTAAAGAATACGGCATCATTTCGGTTTTCATGGCAGGCGCGGCCCAGGTGCGGCGATTGCTCGATGTGGGTCCGGGCCAGTTTCATCCCCGGCCCAAGGTGGATTCGGTTGTGGTCAAAATCACCTTTGATCCGCCGCCGCAACGGGTTCTGTCCCTGCCCCCCCATGATGAAAAACTTCTCCGCAGAATAGTCAAAAGCGCCTTTCAGCAGCGCCGGAAAACCCTGCTCAATGCCCTTTCCGCCTCCCCCCTGCCCGGACAAAACAAACAAACCATCCAGCTTGCCTTGAACCGAGCCGGAATCGACCCGGCAATCAGGGCCGAAAAGCTTACCATTGAACAGTATGTGACCCTGACCCACGAGATGGGAAACAACTGA
- a CDS encoding UDP-N-acetylglucosamine 1-carboxyvinyltransferase, which translates to MDKIVIEGGRSLQGEIKISGAKNGALPIIAATLLCPGVHTIHNVPQLRDIRTILQLLESLGATYERLDGNVLRVNSDNVTKFEASYDLVKTMRASVLVLGPLLARLGRARVSLPGGCAIGARPIDFHMQGFQKLGAQLELEEGYVDAHVTGKLRGGTVYFDIPSVTGTENILMAAALCEGTTVIKNAAKEPEIGNLIDMLTRMGAKIEGRDTDKLTICGVAELHPAEIEIIPDRIEAGTYLIAVGAAGGDLTLTGCKPAHLPSLFEKLRHAGLYLEEGKDSIRVIRSGPLKNVDIKTMPYPGFATDLQAQIMALMTFTEGLSVIHENIFENRFMHVAELRRMGADIRVDGGKAIVKGTGKLTGARVMATDLRASASLVIAGLAAQGRTEISRVYHLDRGYDDLVGKLSGVGAKIWREPEN; encoded by the coding sequence ATGGATAAAATTGTTATAGAAGGCGGCAGAAGTCTGCAGGGCGAGATCAAAATCAGCGGCGCCAAAAACGGGGCTCTGCCGATTATTGCCGCGACATTGCTTTGTCCCGGGGTGCATACGATACATAATGTGCCGCAACTGCGTGACATCAGGACGATCCTGCAACTGCTGGAAAGCCTGGGCGCAACCTATGAAAGGCTTGACGGCAATGTGCTGCGGGTCAATTCGGACAATGTGACGAAGTTCGAGGCCTCCTATGATCTGGTGAAAACCATGCGCGCTTCGGTGCTGGTTCTCGGGCCGCTGCTTGCCCGCTTGGGTCGAGCCAGGGTGTCGTTGCCCGGCGGCTGCGCCATCGGCGCCCGTCCCATTGATTTTCATATGCAGGGTTTTCAGAAGCTCGGGGCCCAGCTTGAACTTGAGGAAGGATATGTCGATGCCCATGTCACCGGCAAACTGCGGGGCGGAACCGTTTATTTCGATATCCCCTCGGTCACCGGAACGGAAAACATTCTGATGGCGGCGGCCCTTTGTGAAGGGACAACTGTTATCAAGAATGCCGCCAAGGAGCCGGAAATCGGCAACCTGATTGATATGTTGACCAGAATGGGGGCCAAAATCGAGGGCCGCGACACGGACAAGCTCACCATTTGCGGGGTGGCTGAACTTCACCCCGCTGAAATTGAAATCATTCCCGACCGGATAGAAGCAGGAACCTATCTTATCGCAGTCGGCGCAGCCGGCGGCGACCTCACTCTGACCGGCTGCAAACCGGCTCATCTTCCTTCACTTTTTGAAAAACTTCGGCATGCCGGTCTGTATCTTGAAGAAGGAAAGGATTCCATCCGGGTTATCCGATCCGGACCCTTGAAGAACGTTGATATCAAAACCATGCCCTATCCGGGATTTGCCACGGATCTGCAGGCGCAGATAATGGCCTTGATGACTTTCACCGAAGGGCTGAGCGTCATTCACGAAAATATTTTTGAAAACCGTTTCATGCACGTTGCTGAATTGCGGCGGATGGGCGCCGACATCAGGGTTGACGGCGGCAAGGCCATTGTCAAGGGAACCGGCAAGCTGACCGGCGCCCGGGTGATGGCAACCGACCTCAGGGCCAGTGCTTCGCTGGTTATTGCCGGTCTTGCCGCCCAGGGTCGCACGGAAATATCCCGCGTTTATCATCTTGACCGGGGTTATGACGATCTGGTGGGGAAACTTTCCGGAGTCGGGGCAAAAATCTGGCGGGAACCTGAGAACTAG
- a CDS encoding peptide chain release factor 1 encodes MFAQFADIDEKLAELEGMLSDPAVLADQGEYKRVAREHSRVAKLHQLYTQYEKVSRELAESQELLHQEGDEEMRELAKNDIAELNARARQLEKELRITLLPKDPNDEKNILLEIRAGTGGDEAALFVSDLYRMYSKYAELQGWRVEVMSSNPIGIGGFKEIIVLISGEQVYSRLKYESGVHRVQRVPETEAQGRIHTSAVTVAVIPEVEEVELHIDPNELRFDVFRSSGPGGQSVNTTDSAVRVTHLPTGMVATCQDEKSQHKNKAKALKVLRARLLDQIQQEQHDRISEQRKIQVGSGDRSERIRTYNFPQGRMTDHRINLTLYKLDDIMLGKLNSVIEPLIAHNQAESLKSLQ; translated from the coding sequence ATGTTCGCCCAATTTGCCGATATTGACGAAAAGCTCGCCGAGCTTGAGGGAATGCTTTCCGACCCGGCAGTGCTCGCTGATCAAGGCGAGTACAAACGGGTGGCCAGGGAGCATTCCCGGGTTGCGAAACTTCATCAGCTGTATACGCAATATGAAAAGGTGAGCCGGGAGCTGGCCGAGAGCCAGGAGCTTCTTCATCAGGAAGGCGATGAGGAAATGCGGGAACTGGCGAAAAACGATATCGCGGAGTTGAACGCCAGGGCCAGGCAGCTTGAGAAAGAGCTGCGCATCACCTTGCTTCCCAAGGATCCCAATGATGAAAAAAATATTCTTCTTGAGATCCGCGCCGGCACGGGCGGTGACGAGGCGGCCCTTTTTGTCAGTGATCTTTATCGCATGTATTCGAAGTATGCTGAACTGCAGGGCTGGCGTGTCGAGGTGATGAGCAGCAATCCCATCGGCATTGGCGGTTTCAAGGAGATCATCGTCCTGATCAGCGGCGAACAGGTATACAGCCGGCTCAAGTATGAATCCGGCGTGCACCGGGTACAGAGGGTTCCTGAAACAGAGGCCCAGGGCAGGATACACACCTCGGCGGTTACGGTGGCGGTTATTCCCGAAGTGGAAGAAGTGGAGCTGCATATTGACCCTAATGAGTTGCGTTTCGACGTTTTCCGTTCCTCCGGACCCGGCGGTCAGAGCGTTAATACCACTGATTCCGCAGTCCGTGTTACCCACCTCCCCACCGGCATGGTGGCCACCTGCCAGGACGAGAAATCCCAGCATAAAAACAAGGCCAAGGCGTTGAAGGTGTTGCGTGCCCGACTGCTTGATCAGATCCAGCAGGAACAGCATGACCGCATCTCCGAGCAGCGGAAGATCCAGGTTGGGTCGGGGGATCGCAGTGAACGGATACGTACCTATAATTTTCCCCAGGGTCGTATGACGGATCACCGCATCAATCTGACTCTTTACAAGCTTGACGATATCATGCTCGGCAAGCTCAACAGCGTCATCGAGCCGTTAATCGCCCATAATCAGGCAGAATCACTGAAAAGTTTGCAGTAG
- a CDS encoding 50S ribosomal protein L31 → MKKDIHPEYHKFNAVCACGNEVAIGSVETEMKVEICSACHPFFTGKQKLIDTTGRVEKFLKKYGKTLNK, encoded by the coding sequence ATGAAAAAAGATATCCATCCTGAATATCATAAGTTTAATGCCGTTTGCGCATGCGGCAATGAGGTAGCCATCGGCAGTGTCGAGACTGAGATGAAAGTTGAGATCTGTTCAGCGTGCCACCCGTTTTTTACCGGTAAGCAGAAGCTCATTGACACCACCGGCCGGGTTGAGAAATTCTTGAAGAAATATGGAAAAACTCTGAATAAATAA